In a genomic window of Zingiber officinale cultivar Zhangliang chromosome 9B, Zo_v1.1, whole genome shotgun sequence:
- the LOC122025507 gene encoding probable transcription factor GLK1, with translation MLAVEQRRGSNGEEGAPGMFLSGGDETLDDEAFLDDINFGDLFMGIDVDGDMLPELELDPAEIFAEFPVGSAEAEESAADGLVVEAAVVEGEKEATRGDEMVKREGDKNRKPSPSQGKRKAKVDWTPELHRRFVQAVEQLGIDKAVPSRILELMGIDCLTRHNIASHLQKYRSHRKHLLAREAEAASWSQRRQIGGVGGGVKRTADITPWLAPTIGFPPRHPPLPTQLQPPFRPLHVWGHPTVGETAPMTPPHVWLPHRSPTPAQPWAAAQPPVDPYWHNHHYSRGMVPRAVTQGTLCFPQPLPTPRFAGATVPGILPHHPIYREIPSPPLTNSKLQPDAHPWLESIDAAIEDVLAKPWLPLPLGLKPPAADSVLVELQQHGVSTVPPSRG, from the exons ATGCTTGCGGTGGAACAACGGCGAGGGTCCAACGGCGAGGAAGGCGCTCCGGGAATGTTCCTCAGCGGCGGGGATGAGACCTTAGACGACGAGGCGTTCCTCGACGACATCAACTTCGGGGACCTCTTCATGGGGATCGACGTCGATGGGGACATGCTGCCGGAGCTGGAGCTGGATCCGGCAGAGATCTTCGCGGAGTTCCCGGTGGGAAGCGCAGAGGCTGAGGAGTCGGCCGCCGATGGCCTAGTAGTCGAGGCCGCGGTCGTAGAGGGGGAAAAGGAAGCGACCCGGGGCGATGAGATGGTAAAGCGAGAGGGCGATAAGAACCGTAAGCCATCGCCGTCGCAGGGGAAGCGCAAAGCAAAG GTGGACTGGACGCCGGAGCTTCACCGGAGGTTCGTTCAGGCGGTGGAGCAGCTGGGGATCGACAAGGCCGTGCCCTCGAGGATTTTAGAACTCATGGGGATCGACTGCCTCACTCGCCACAACATCGCAAGCCACCTTCAA AAATACCGATCGCATCGGAAGCATTTGCTGGCACGGGAGGCGGAAGCCGCGAGCTGGAGCCAACGGCGGCAGATCGGAGGCGTCGGTGGCGGGGTGAAGAGGACGGCGGACATCACCCCGTGGCTGGCTCCGACAATCGGGTTCCCTCCTCGGCATCCGCCACTGCCGACGCAACTCCAGCCGCCCTTCCGTCCGCTCCACGTCTGGGGCCATCCGACGGTGGGGGAAACCGCACCGATGACCCCTCCCCACGTGTGGCTCCCGCATCGGTCCCCTACGCCGGCGCAGCCCTGGGCGGCAGCTCAGCCTCCGGTGGATCCTTATTGGCACAACCACCACTACTCAAGA GGAATGGTTCCACGGGCTGTGACGCAGGGAACGCTTTGCTTTCCTCAGCCGTTACCCACGCCG AGATTTGCCGGTGCGACGGTGCCAGGAATACTTCCGCATCATCCAATCTATAGGGAGATTCCTTCCCCTCCTCTCACCAACTCAAAACTACAGCCAGATGCTCATCCt TGGTTAGAAAGCATTGATGCGGCTATCGAAGACGTTTTAGCAAAGCCATGGCTGCCGCTGCCTCTAGGCCTGAAGCCCCCCGCAGCGGACAGCGTGCTGGTAGAGCTGCAGCAGCATGGCGTCTCGACAGTTCCACCTTCTCGTGGCTGA